The stretch of DNA GTTTCAGAATTACCCTTTCCTCAATTGCTGCAGAAAATCCACTTGTGTCGAACTGTTTAGGAGTGCATTTTAACGTGCAGATTTTAGTGTGTGGGGGCCACTTAGAATACTGCAATCTGGTACCACATCTCCACCCACTCTGATCCACTCCTGACCGGTTTCTTTCTTGTTCCCTTTACTGAAACGTAACCCCTTAATTTTCTGCACACTTGAAAGGAGGTGTTTCCCAGTACGCCTGTGGACCATGCCCCCCCGCGCTGTGGACTGCACTCAGGAGCTGTCCTCTGCATGGGGATACAGGCACAGTCATTTTAAGAATCCCCTGCCTTTGGAGGTGTTTCACACTCATACGCACCGTGCACACCTGTCCCAGTTTGTGTTTTAAAGTGTGAAACGAATGAGTGTAATGTAAAGTTGGCTTAAGGAAATGAGATTTTCCACTGCACTCTGCTACGATCTCGCTTTCGTGACTGCGTTTCTACAACGCTTAAGCAGAGAGTGTAAAGTCACCCCCACTCCCCAACCCACCCTCCCGCCACGAAGTGGCAGGTTCTGCTTAGAATCCATGAGATGAGAAACAGCGGAAATCTGGCAGCACAAGCCACAGGTCCCCACGCAGCTGAAGTCAAACCCTACCGGAAACAAGTTGCTTTCTCTCTGGCGTGTTGCTGGAACCGAAATATAAAAGAAAGGCCTTCCGCTCCTGGTAACGTTCCCCTCCGTCTTCCATTCCATCACTAGTCTCTCTAATTATTTCTAGTTTCCCAAAGTCGGCAGGAAAAGTTTCTGAGCACCTCTGCCTCCAAGCTTTGGCTGCAGCCGGGCTAACTCCCCCATCTAGCGGTTCAAGCTCGCGGGTTTggcttccctttcctctcccgCGGTGTGGTAGAAAGCGCCGCAGTTTGCAAAACAAAGAAGTCTGGCGGGGGCCCCAGATGCGGGTTCCCGCAGGTTGCgggtcgggggtgggggaggaagggagcatCCCTTAAACAGTGCTGAGCTGAGGCTTTCTTGAGCAGCAAGGCGCTAAGAACAGTAGGAGCTGGTGCTCTCACCCTAggagtggctgctgtggcctggatGGCATTCGGAGGATGTCATCACTCAGTCACTCAGTTGTTACTTAGCTAAAGGTGTGTTCTCGCTCAGAGGGCACcaaatgtaattaattttcttGATAATAGTTACAGCTGTATGAGCACACGTTCATGAtttactggtgtgtgtgtgtgtgtgtgtgcgtgtgtgtgtgttcatagtCTACCTGCCCCTTCAGAACATAAACTGAAATTCTGGCCTGGGTCCCTAGCCCGGATTGGTCTCTATAGtccttccagttaaaaaaaaaaaaatgcccagcaTAGAGCCAAGCCAGATTGTCAGTTTCTCTTTCCTTGCCTGCCTGGTTTGGAGATTCAGCAATTAAAGGCACTTCAGTTTGAGCTATCACCTGGTAAAAAGCATCCTTCTGTCAGTGTCTCTTGCTCTGAAACTGGGTGCCTGTCTCAGATAATCTCTTGGTTCCAAGACTGATTCTCTGTACAGTGTTCCTGCATTTAATCGCAAAGATTCAATTACAGTGCAGTTTTTATGAGACCCATGCAACTGAGAAGCAATGATCCTGGGAATACATAGCAAGGATCATGTTGTCCAATCCAGGTGCTTTTTGGTTGTTGCTCTTTCAACGATGCAATTTTCGTTTCTGTTAGGGTAGAAGGAGAAGTTGAGAACAGGGTATCTGCCCAGAGTAACAGAGAGCAAGTACTGATGGCACTGGCTGCAGACCGAGGTTGACATCTTGATGCAATTACACAGAGCAAAGGGACAACACTGATGCCTATGGTGACAGCACCAGTGCCCGTTtttccaattattattatttttaattctgataACCTCCTCTGTTTGCATGCTACGAGAAAGCAACATGCTTTCCAGAGAACTGCATCCCACTGAACCGCtgagtggctggagctggagggtGGAAGAGATGGCTTGCTTCACACATAGTCTGCTCTGTGATATTTTGATGTTTGTGCAAAcagctccctcccccatcccaatCCCTTCAGTTGAGGTGAGGGGAGACCGGGCTGTGTGTGACTGAATTCAAAGCAAACGTTTTTAAAAATGGACatcaaattaatttttgtttctaaaaaatAGAACCTAGGGTTAAAGATGATTTGAAGTAGATACACATATTGGCCACTTCCTTCTAAGGCGATCTTGCTGGCGCCTCCTTCTAACCTGGGTGTGGTCCTCAGAGCTGCATAAGATTCCAgagtggagagcgaggacactgGGGCTTACTCCACCTGGCCTTGGCTTCTGGAAGTGGTGGATGGTGAGCAAAAACCTAGGCTGGGACGCCGGTGCAGTGATTCGCACCTGGGCTAAGGGCGTGAGCTCTAGCCAGGTCCTCGGGCGGAGGAGACAAGAACAGAAAGGTTTCATTCCCATTCGCACCCAGAACTGCTGCTTCAGGGGATTCGGGTCCAGAGAGGGATCACTAACTGGGAAGCGGGGGAGAGAAGGCGATAGGACCCGGCGAAGCCTTTCTtggccagggagggaggagaggaacaagggagagagaaaaaggcaagGTGATGGAAACAGGCGCCCGCACTTGCCGCGCAGCGTGAGTTGCTCCCGCGGACCTGATCTGGGCTCTGTAAAAGCAGCCAGTCTGCACGCGTCTCACACGCTCCTAGCGGGCTGCCGCGCCCTCAGACAAGTGCCCCTTCCCGGAGTGCGACTCCAGGTCGTCCCAGACCGCGCTCCCCGCTGCATGGCTTCCCGCGTTGCCAGTGGGGTCGAGATTGGGACGGAGGCGAGGCGCGACCAACCGCAgctccagcctcccagccctcCCTCTTACGATTCGGTCTGCGCGGGCCAGCTCGTCCGAGTGGCCAGCGCCTGAAAAGAGAGGGAGGGCACAGCTCCAGCACACGGCGCAGCGCGGCTCTCAGACTACACCCCACTCAGCTCTGCAGGTCTCAATCGCCGCAGGAAAGTGCCCCAGCTTGGGGCGGGAGGGGAGAAGGTGGGAATGCCAGACCAGGACTTCTCGCTGGCCTGCAATCTTCCTTCTGGATCTCTGGGCAACTCCCGCGGGTGGAGTCTGCAGATCCAGGAGCGTCCAGGTTAGGAGACGCTCAGCCCCGAGCTAAGAGACTCCACTTTGGAGCAATACTTAGTTCTCCTCTCTTGCACgcctccagagtggagcagctggggccagacAGGAGCTGTGCTGAGTGGGCCAGTCCTTAGCAACCCACGGCCTGGACGGGGCGTGGAACTGAGCAAGCAGAGACGCGGCGGCAGCGCTAGGCGCACCGCAAGTGCAGCAGACGCGCCCTCCTTTGCCTGCCGTTCCTGTGACCTGCGGTTTAGGTGGGAACCTGGGGCGGAGGAGTAAATTGAGGAACCCACAGACCTGACTAGCACAGACAAACCTGTAGTCTTCATGGTCCTTCCGCCTTCTGCTCTCTCCCTGGTCCGATCCATGCCTAAGAGCTGCGCTCCGGAGCTGGGGCGAAAGAGCCATGGAGGAACCCGGCGCTCCGTGCGCCTCACCGCTCGCGGGTTCCCAGACCGCGGTCCTTCCAGCCAATCTCTCCTCCGGCCACTCACACAACTGCAGCGCCGAAGGTTACATCTACCAAGACTCCATCGCCCTGCCCTGGAAAGTACTGCTGGTACTGCTGCTGGCGCTCTTCACCTTggccaccacgctctccaacgcCTTTGTGTTCGCCACCGTGTACCGGACGCGGAAGCTGCACACCCCGGCGAATTACCTGATTGCCTCCCTGGCGGTCACCGATTTGCTCGTGTCCATCCTGGTGATGCCCATCAGCACCATGTATACGGTCACCGGGCGCTGGACACTGGGCCAGGTGGTCTGCGACCTCTGGCTGTCTTCGGATATCACCTGTTGCACCGCTTCCATAATGCACCTGTGTGTCATCGCCCTCGACCGCTACTGGGCCATCACGGACGCCGTGGAGTACTCGGCTAAACGGACTCCCAAGAGGGCGGCAATCATGATTGCGCTGGTGTGGGTGTTCTCCATCTGTATCTCGCTGCCGCCCTTCTTTTGGCGTCAGGCCAAGGCCGAGGAAGAGGTATCTGAGTGCCTAGTGAATACCGATCACGTCCTGTATACTGTCTACTCCACGGTGGGCGCGTTCTATTTACCCAGTCTGCTCCTCATCGCCCTCTACGGTCGCATCTACCTGGAAGCCCGCTCCCGGATTTTGAAACAGACGCCTAACAGGACGGGCAAGCGGCTAACCCGAGCCCAGCTGATAACCGACTCCCCTGGGTCCACGTCCTCGGTCACCTCAATTAACTCGCGGGTTCCCGACGTGCCCAGCGAATCCGGATCCCCAGTGTACGTGAACCAAGTCAAAGTGCGCGTCTCCGACGCCTTGCTGGAAAAGAAGAAACTCATGGCCGCTAGGGAGCGCAAAGCCACCAAGACCTTAGGGATCATTTTGGGAGTGTTTATTGTCTGTTGGCTACCCTTCTTCATCATCTCCCTGGTGATACCGATTTGCCAGGATGCCTGCTGGTTCCACAAGGCCATCTTTGACTTCTTCACGTGGCTGGGTTATGTCAACTCGCTCATCAACCCTATCATCTATACTATGTCTAATGAGGACTTCAAACAAGCGTTCCAAAAACTGGTACGCTTTAAGTGTGCAAGCTGACTTGTCTATGGCAGTAGTGTCGCCTAGGCGACCTATAGGAACCAAATTGGGTCTGGTTCCTCAGGTAGGTTGAATCTTCTTTCCCTGTTACTGGGTCGGAGCAAGGCGCCCTCTCCTGGGTAAGGGCAATGGATCCTGAGAAGCCAGAATACAGCCCTGCCCCAGAGCTCCAATGAGAACTTTTCAAAGGAAGTGTGAAGCTTTCCTGCTGAGCCAGAGGCCCACTTTCTGCTCTGAAACCCCGGGGTTCAGCCCAGATCCTGCGGCAGCCAATCACAGAGGGGgttgcaacttttaaaaaatggtgatgGAAAAAGGGTCCCTGCTCTGATTGTGGTGTCCTGGACCATGCCCTCTGGGATCAGTGGTACGTGTAGCTGCTCTCTGAAGCCTGAGACAAATCTGCATACAGCCCGGCAAGGCAGTGCTTGAAGCAGACGCTTAATACCCTTGTGTTTTGGGGAGAACTTCGTGTAACAGCTTGATTAAAGAACAGTTACTTTGACATCTTCCagtcttcagtttttgtttgtttaaacttGGTTGGAGAAACTTGTGGATTTGGTGCTTCAAACCCGATTTGTGGCTTGGGTGGCACAGAGGAGCCTTGAGGAGTTAACAACAAAATTCTAATGCTAAGAtctctatttttattataattcagctctataggggtgggagggtggggatgGGACCTGGTGAGTGTTCAACTGAGACTGAACGGTTGTTATGGTTTGTTTTCTGCAGACacataattttgaaatttctgtttagCAATTGTCATACTGCAGCCCTAACAACTAGAAAACATTATGTGTACTAGTGCCAAAGTCTGcagattgctttgttttttaatcccaaTTTCATGTAGCTGTCATTTTGTACTTTTAGATCCCCATAAATGGAGGGTATAGTGGATGGCTCAGTCCAAACTGCTGCTATATTTCTTATTAATGCAATCACCAAGACTGATTGTTGTTAGGCGTACACTTTTCTTCACTGGAAATGTATCTTTATTCCTTATCTAGTTCAATGGTATGTGAAGGAGACTGATGAAACAGGAATGGTACATATGCAATTAAAGAATGGAGCAGGGCAATTGGAGGATGTACATTTTGACTtgtaaaaaattctgaaatgcatGAGACTTGTTTTCTGATAGTCATTTGCACTCTGCTTCCATCTGTGACTCATTTGTGTGCTGACATGGAAAGTAACCAAGAGAACGAGCTACCGTCTTCAGAAATCTTCTAGATGCAATAAGAGCACGAGCAATTATAACAAAGAAGGAGGAAACTCTGGCCTCTTTTCTTTGCATTAAAGTTTGAGTGGTAACAAAGAGTACTAAAAATGGCACACAGGAACTTTATAAAAGCCAAAACTGAACTGTTTTCTTCACAGTATACAGAACCAAGCCCCAGACTTACTAAGCAATCAGAACCTGGGCCTACCATTTAACCTTGATCATTTGTCACTGATTTGACATGAGTATAATATCTGGAATGCTTTAAATTTACCAATCTTCATAAATTTTACTAATACTTAGCTGATATCTCAAGTTCACTTGAGAGTCCCCAATTCAGGGTAAGAATCACATactaaatggtttttaaaaatgcattatttcaaTAAAAAGCATTAGTTTGAAGTGAccgtctgcacacacacacaaactaaaagTGTATGTGGACCATTTAATATGCCAAAGAAGATTCAGTCTCCTCTTCTCAGAGGGCTGTCTGCAGTACATAGTTTTTGTTTGCAGATCTAAGTTGCCTTTGCAAAATGGATTCACTCCCTTCTTGATGCTCCCTAGTCCAGGTTGTCACACAATAGATGTATTGAGCTGAACTACACTGCTTGCCTACTGTGCAGACCTCCACTCTAAGGTAGTGACTTTGAAAATGTACTATTCAAAGGTTCACATGTAAGCTCAGTAAAAAAGGTGAGGAGTGTTTATGCAGCCTTTACACCTGTCACCAGAATAAGAAAATTTTTCGGCATTTGATAATCCTATGTTTCTTGCTGGATccctaatttcttttcttttttctttctttcttttttttttttttgtgatttttctccCATGGAGGAATGTGCATACAGCATGGCGTTCgtttttatgttatttatatgTTTGCCTTCTATTTAGGCAGCTTCGTTTTCTTTGGGCTTATGAGGCAAGTAAGTCAACTTGTCAGAATCTAAGgggaaaaattaattaaaacatgCAACCTCTTGCTAATGATTTCTTTATAGGACACCTCCAATGATGATGTCCTCATATGAACAAAACAGTCAACTTAGCCAAATGTGTTTCCCATTTTGTAAATTATTACTTGATTATTTGGCTGAATTGACTGGATTTGGGGGCATACTGTATGAAGTAGAAGCTTGCAAACTCTTGTAGTTATAAGACATCTAGAATCATCATTCAACATTGCACATGGTTATGCAAGGTATATTATTCATCCCAGGGGAATGCAGTTAAGACTGCTAAGCTCCTTTCAGTGACTGCTGCCTATAGCATAGTTTTAAACTAGGATTTCTttgcagaaaataaaatggaaaatggacATGTTTGACttagaaatggaaatgtattttcattggttGTGATAACAAATCACATCTTCCATATTGCTTAATGGCACAAAATTTCACACAAATATATGAATGTATACTCATTCAAAATTACCAATATTGTCTTGTGCTTTTAGGAATTTTagagtttcctttttaaaatggatACTGCACCCATGAATGAATGTTTGTTAAGTTCAAGCAATTTCCTACAGAACAATGTCTTACACTCTTCTCTCAATTATCTTACTTTTGTCTTCTTTGACCTGGATATCCTTGGAAAATCATAATTTACTCAAGCAGTAAAATATCAAATAATATGTATTTGGAGGAGCTGATGTGACTGAAAATTACCTTGGGTATTCTACCTTTCAGCAAATGTAAAATTGGAAATGAAATTtgggaaataaataaaagtcctATTGTGTTCTAAATAAATGTTGAATGGCAGTTCTATCATTGTGAAAAGATTGATTCATTGGATGCTGGGATTGTGTTTAGGAGTCTGAACCTTCATGAGAGAATGACTAATGTTAAATGATACCTGAAGATGTATGCACTGCTGTCATTTGGGGTATTTAGGAAAGAGTTAAATGGAATTACAGCTTGTGCCATTATATTCTCCAAAGAGTGAGTCAGATCCACTTTCACAAGACTTTTCCTGATGATCATTTTTAGAGGGAACATTTAGTTTCTAGGCTAGGTATGGAGATTCCAAGGTAGTGTATGATGCTTAAAATAGGAATGAGAAAAAGGACAAACTTGCTTAGAAGCAGACTTTGGAAtgtctgagaaaagcagaatAGCCTAATTTAATACCACTGTAGTAGACAGTGGACTAACCTTGGAGATCAGAAAGTCCTAAGTTAGAATCAAGAATAAAAACTAGTAGACGAGTATGCTTGTTTGTTAAATG from Ochotona princeps isolate mOchPri1 chromosome 1, mOchPri1.hap1, whole genome shotgun sequence encodes:
- the HTR1B gene encoding 5-hydroxytryptamine receptor 1B: MEEPGAPCASPLAGSQTAVLPANLSSGHSHNCSAEGYIYQDSIALPWKVLLVLLLALFTLATTLSNAFVFATVYRTRKLHTPANYLIASLAVTDLLVSILVMPISTMYTVTGRWTLGQVVCDLWLSSDITCCTASIMHLCVIALDRYWAITDAVEYSAKRTPKRAAIMIALVWVFSICISLPPFFWRQAKAEEEVSECLVNTDHVLYTVYSTVGAFYLPSLLLIALYGRIYLEARSRILKQTPNRTGKRLTRAQLITDSPGSTSSVTSINSRVPDVPSESGSPVYVNQVKVRVSDALLEKKKLMAARERKATKTLGIILGVFIVCWLPFFIISLVIPICQDACWFHKAIFDFFTWLGYVNSLINPIIYTMSNEDFKQAFQKLVRFKCAS